From Xanthomonas citri pv. mangiferaeindicae:
CCCGCCACCGCCGCGGTCGCGAACGACACGCCGGCCGGCCAGCGCATCGAGGCCGACGTGCGCACACTGGCCGACCCGCGGATGGAGGGCCGCTTCACCGGCAGCGCGGGCTATGCGCGGGCCGCCGAGCACATCGCCACCCGCTTCGCGCAGATCGGCCTGGAACCGGCCGGGGACGACGGCGGCTGGCAGCAACGCGTGCCGCTGCTGCGCGCCAGCATCGAGCGCGAGGGGGCCCGGCTGGAGATCGAGCGTGGCGGGCGACGCATCGCGCTGCGGCCGTTCGAGCAGTTCCTGCCGCTGCCCGACTTCGTCGCGCCGCGCAGCGAGGCGAGCGCGCCGGCAGTCTTCGTCGGCCAGGCGATCGACGCCCCCGAGCTCGACCACGACGACTTCCGCGGCGTCGACCTGCGCGGGCGCATCGCCGTCGCCTTCGGCGGCGCACCCGCTCGTTTCCCCGGCACCCAGGCCGCGCATTACGGCAGCCTGCGCAGCAAGGTCGAGGCGGTCGCCGCACGTGGCGCGATCGCGCTGGTGCTGGTGCACACCGCCGCCGACGAGGCCGGCACGCCCTGGGCGCGCACGCGTGAGCGCGGGCTGCAGCCGGCGATGCGGTTGCGCGGCGACGACGGCCGCGCCTTCGACGACGGCCCGCCGCTGCGCGCGATGGCGGTGGTGTCCGCGGCCGCCGCCGACCTGGTGTTCGCCGACGGCCCGCGCACCGCGGCCGAACTGGCGAATGCGGCGCGCGCCGGCACCTCGACGCCATTCGCGCTGCCCGGCACGCTGACGCTCGCCTCGCGCACGCGCATCGACACGCTCGAAGGCCAGAACGTTGTCGGCCGGTTGCCGGGCCGCGATCCGGCGCTGGCCGGCGAGAGCATCGTGCACACCGCGCACCTCGACCACCTGGGACCGAGCGCGGACGACGAGGGCATCCACCACGGCGCACTCGATAACGCGCTGGGCGTGGCGATCATGCTCGAGGCCGCGCACGAACTGGCGCACAACGGCCGCCCGCCACGGCGCTCGACCGTCTTCGCCGCGGTGACCGGCGAGGAGCAGGGCCTGCTCGGCGCCACCTGGCTGGCGCGGCGACCGCCGCCGGCGGTGGGGCGCGCGGTCGCCAACCTCAACATCGACATGCCGATCCTCACCGCGCCCACGCGCGACATCGTGGCAATCGGCGTCGAGCATTCGAGCCTGAAGCACGCAGTCGAGCGCGCCGCCGCGGAGGTCGGTGTCGCACTGTCGCCCGATCCGTTCCCGGAGGAAGCGACGTTCGTGCGCAGCGACCAGTACGCCTTCGTGCGCGCCGGCGTGCCGGCGCTGTACCTCGACGCCGGGGTCGCCTCGGCCAGTGCGGGCCAGGACCCACGCGTGGCGGCGACCTGGTTCCTGCGCAACTGCTACCACCGGCCCTGCGACAACGTCGACCTGCCGATCCAGTACGGCGACGCCGCACGCCTGGCGCGGGTGAGCGTCGCGATCACGCGCCTGGTCGGTGACGACGACGCGCCGCCGCGGTGGAACGACGGCGATGTGTTCGGCACGCGGTTTGCGGCATCGCGTGGGGACGAAGAATGAGGGGCTGCATCGGCGCCTGTTGCTAACGTCCTTGCCTCGGACGGGCATCGGCCTGTAAGCCGGAAGCCCTTCGCTTCGGTCAGGGCCCCCACCCAACCCCCCCCCGCAGGCAGGGGAGGGCTCAAAGGCGCCGGTCATCGGGAATCGAAACTGCGCGATGTGCATCACCTCCCCCGCCTGCGGGGAGGGCTCAAAGGTGCCGGTCATCGGGAATCGAAACTGCGCGATGTGCATCACCTCCCCGAAGGCGGGGGAGGGCTCAAAGGTGCCGGTCATCGGGAGTCGAGACTGCGCGATGTGCATCACCTCCCCGCATGCGGGGGAGGTCGGCGCCATCGGCGCCGGGTGGGGGCAGCGCAGAATTCAGTCGTGCGCGCGCGCCGGGGCGTCGTCGTTGGCGGCGGCCGGTAGCGGGCGCTCGGTGGTCACTTCGGGCAGTTCGATGATGAAGCGGGCGCCGCCGCCTTCGCGGTCCTCGTACCAGAGCTGACCGCCGAGATTGACGATGATCTGCTTGGCCAGCGACAGCCCCAGGCCGCTGGAGCGGCCGTCGTCCTTGCCCGCGTGCGCCAGCCGCTGGAACGGCCGGAACAGCGCGTGCTGCAGATCGCGGGCGATGCCCGGCCCGCGGTCTTCGATCAGCAGTTGCCAGAAGCCGGGCCCGCCGCCGCGCAACGAAATGTCGACGTTGCTCGACGGGGCGTACTTGATCGCGTTGGTGATCAGGTTCTCGGCCACCTGGCGCAGCACCAGCATGTCGATCGCGACCATCGGCGAGGCCGACGGCAGCCGCGTCTGCAACGCGACCCCACGGTCTTCGAACTGCAGCGCGTAGCGGTCGACCAGCCAGTCGACGACCTCGCGCAGCGCGGTGACGCTGCCGGCCGCCTCGCCCTTGCGCGAGGTGTCCTGGGTCTCGAGATAGCGCCGGATGTAGCCCAGCGCGTCTTCGGCGCTGTCGTGGATCATCCGGTGATAGCGCGGCACGCGTTCGGGTTTGGTCTCGCCCTTGAGCAGCATGTCGCTGGCGAACCAGATGCTCGACAGCGGGTTCTTCAGATCGTGCGCGACCAGGTTGACCAGCTCCTGGCGCTCGCGGGCGATGCGCTCGAGCCGGTCGCGAGTCTGCTTCAGACCGACGTGCGCATTGACGCGCGCCAGCAGCTCCTCGGGCATGAACGGCTTGGTGACGTAATCCACCGCGCCGGCATCGAAGGCGCGCAGCAACAGGTCGCGGTCCTGGGCGACGGTCAAAAACACCACCGGCAGCCGCAGCAGTTCGGGAATCTGCTTGATCTCGCCCAGCAGCGCGAAGCCGTCCATGTTCGGCATCAGCATGTCGAGCAGCAGCAGGTCCGGGCGCAGATCCGCCAGCAGCGCCAGCGCCTCGGCCCCGTCGGCCGCCGTCGTCACCTCGTAGCCGTGACGGCTCAGCAGCGAACTGACCACGCGCAGGTTCGCCGGCTGATCGTCGACCACGAGAATGCGGCCGCTGACGGGAGTGGAGTAAGGCATGGAGCTCCGAAAGGAAGCTTGGCGGGGCGGACGGCGTGGGCCTCCACGCCAAAATCGACGCAGACGTTAACAGAAATGCACGAAATGTGAGGGACGCCTGGACAGGCGGCCCACTCGGTTCAGTCAGCCTCGGCCCGCCAGCTGCCCGGGGGCAGCGCACCCAGACGCCAGGGGCCGATCGCGACCCGCACCAGGCGCAATGTCGGCAGCCCGACCGCCGCGGTCATCCGCCGCACCTGCCGGTTGCGGCCTTCGCGGATCGTCAGTTCGAGCCAGGCGTCGGGCACTGACTTGCGGAAACGCACCGGCGGGTCGCGCGGCCACAGCGTGGGGGGCGGGTCGAGCAGTGCGACCTGCGCCGGCCGGGTGGGCCCGTCCTTGAGCGTCACGCCTTCCCGCAAGGCCTGCAACTGCGCGGCCGTCGGCGTGCCCTCGACCTGCACCTGGTAGGTCTTGGGCAGCTTGTGCCGGGGATCGGTGATCCGGTGCGCCAGCGGTCCGTCGTCGGTCAGCAGCAACAGGCCTTCACTGTCGTGGTCCAGGCGTCCGGCCGGGTACACCCCGGCCGGCAACCCGAACCCGGCCAAGGTCGCCCGCGGCGGCGTGCTGCGGTCGGTGAACTGGCACAGCACGGCGAAGGGCTTGTTGAAAGCGATGAGCATGGAAGCAGGGGGGTTTGGAACTTAGGTGCAAGGCACGCGGGCGACGCGGACGGCGGGACGCGCGATTGCGCATCCCGAACGCCAATGCCGGGCCTCGATCCCGGTCGATCAGGGTTTCACGAACCGCAACGTCATCCGGTCGCTTTCGCCGATGGCGGCGTAGCGGGCGGCATCGCCCGGCTCATGGCGGTTGGTCGGGGGCAGGGTCCACACGCCGTTGGGATGATCGCGGGTGTCGCGCGGATTGGCGTTGACCTCGCTGCTGCCGTCGACCCGAAAGCCAGCCGCCTGCGCCAGCGCGATGACCTGGGCCTGGCCGACATAGCCGCTGCGGTCGTCGGCGGGCACGTCGCCGGTTGCGCGATGCTCGACCACGCCGAGCACGCCGCCCGAGCGCAGCACGTCGAAGAACGCCTTGAACATGCCCTCGGCCTGGCCGCTGCTGCGCCAGTTGTGGACGTTGCGGAACGTCAACACGACATCGGCCGAGCCGGACGGCCCCAGCCGCGGCGCTGCCGGATCGTAGGTCACGATCCGGGCCTGGTCGAAGTGGGCCGGATCGCGCGCGAACCGCGCCTGCAGGCCGTCGTGCTGGGCCTGCTGGTAGTCGCGCCCACGGCCGGCCGGGACCGCCGCAGGGTCGACCAGCGCGGCGACATAGCGCCCGCTGCCGCGCAGGTACGGCGCCAGGATCTCGCTGTACCAAGCGCCACTGCCGGGCGTGATCTCGATCACCGTTTGCCCCGGACGCACGCCGAAGAACCGCAGCGTCTCGCGCGGGTGGCGGGCGCCGTCGCGCGCGGCGTTTTCGGGCGTGCGCCAGTCGCCGGCGATCGCCGCGTCCAGGCGCGCCACGTTGGCGGCGTCGAGGTCGGCCGAGGTATCGGCCCGGGTCTGCGGACCGCTGCAGGCAGTCAGCGCGAGCAGGGCGGCGGCGCACAACGACAAGCTGCGTTGCATGGACGGAACTCCGGTGGACAAGTGCCGCCAGCGTGCCACAAGCCGCGCCATTGCGCGCCCGCACCACGCGCACACGCGTGGCCGGAACACTGCTTTGCGGCGCGTGGACGCGCACGTCGCCGCGCGCTGCCTATGCTGGCGGCACCTTCTCTTGGATGGATGTCGACCATGGCCGAACGCGAACTCGGACAGTCCGGACTGCGCATCTCGCCGCTGGCGTTCGGCGGCAATGTGTTTGGCTGGAGTGCGGACGAGGCGACCTCGTTCGCATTGCTCGACGAATGCGTCGCGTTGGGCATCGACCTGATCGACACCGCCGACGTCTACTCCGCCTGGGCCGACGGCAACACCGGCGGCGAATCGGAAACGCTGATCGGCAAATGGCTGCAGCGCAGCGGCAAGCGCCAGGCAGTGACCATCGCGACCAAGGTCGCCAAATGGGCGCAGCGCCCCGGCCTGTCGCCGGCCAATATCCAGGCCGCGTGCGACGACTCGCTGCGCCGGCTCGGCACCGACGTCATCGACCTCTACCAGGCGCACGAGGACGATCCCTCGGTGCCACTGGAGGACACGCTCGGCGCCTTCTCCCGGCTGATCGAGCAGGGCAAGGTGCGCGCGATCGGCGCGTCCAACTACACCGCACCGCGTCTGGCCGAAGCGCTGGCGGTCTCGCGCCGGCACGGGCTGCCGCGCTATGAGACGCTGCAACCGCACTACAACCTGGTCGATCGCGCCGGCTACGAGCGCGAACTCGAGCCGCTGGTGCGCGAGCACGGCCTGGGCGTGATCAGCTACTACGCATTGGCCAGCGGCTTCCTCAGCGGCAAGTACCGCAGCGAGGCCGACGCCGCCAAGTCCCGCGCGCGCGGCGCGCAGGTGGTCAAGCAGTACCTCAACCCGCGCGGCAAGCGCATCCTCGGCGCACTCGACGATGTCGCCTGCCGTCACGCGGCGACCGTCGCCCAGGTCGCACTGGCCTGGCTGATCGCGCGGCCGGGCATCACCGCACCGATCGTCAGCGCCACCAGCCTGGCGCAGCTGCGCGAACTGGCGGCCGCGCGCACGTTGCTGCTGTCCAAGGCCGACATCGCCGCACTCGACGGCGCCAGCGCCGGCTGACGCACCGCCTCGACGGGGCGCAGCGCCCCGATGCGGTATGACATCACGCTCTCACCCAGAGGTCCGCGCCGATGAAGCCCGCCACCACCACCCGCATCGTCCTGGCCGCGCGCCCGAAGGCGCGCCGACCGCCGCCAATTTCCGGATCGAGCAGGCGCCGCTGCCGGCCCCGCGCAACGGCCAGGTGCTGCTGCGCAACCGCTGGCTCTCGCTCGATCCCTACATGCGCGGCCGCATGAACGCCGGCCGCTCCTATGTCGCCCCGATCGAGATCGGCGAGGTCATGGATGGCGGCACCGTCTCGGAAGTGGTCGAGTCGCTGCATCCGGCCTGGTCGCCCGGCGACCTGGTACTCGCGCATGCCGGCTGGCAGACCCACGCCGTGGTCGACGGCGAAGGGCTGCGCCGCAAGATCGACCCCGACGGACCGGCGCCGTCGCTGGCGCTGGGCGTCTACGGCATGCCCGGCTTCACCGCCTATGCCGGCCTGCGCGAGATCGGCAAGCCGGCGCATGGCGAGACCGTGGTCGTGGCCGCGGCCAGCGGCCCGGTCGGCGCGACCGTCGGGCAGATCGCCAAGCTCCAGGGGGCCCGCGTGGTCGGCATCGCCGGCGGCCCCGACAAGGTCGCGCACGTGCGTGACGACCTCGGCTTCGACGTCGCCCTCGACCACCGCGCCGACGACTTCGCCGAACAGCTGCAGGCCGCGTGCCCGGACGGCATCGACGTCTACTTCGAGAACGTCGGCGGCAAGGTGCTCGACGCCGTGCTGCCGCTGCTCAACGACTTCGCCCGCGTGCCGGTCTGCGGCCTCGTCGCCCACTACAACGACACCGCACCGCGGCCCGGCCCCGATCGTCTGCCGCAGCTGATGAGCCTGATCCTGTCGCGACACCTGACCGTGCGCGGCTTCATCCAGCGCGACTTCATCGCGCTCTACCCCGAATTCCTGCGCGAAATGGGCGCCTGGCTGCGCGACGGCCGCATCCGCTGGCGCGAGGACGTCGTCGAGGGCCTGGAGAACGCCCCGGATGCCTTCATCGGCATGCTCGAAGGCCGCAACTTCGGCAAGCTGGTGGTGAAGCTCACCGACTGATTGCGTCGGGGCTTGCGCGGCCGTCTGCCGCACCGCTGTCTGCGCTCTTCTCCCTCCCTCGCGCGCGGAGGAGGGCCGGGGAGGGGGCGAACGCGCGCACTGACGCGTGCTCCTAAAAAGAAAAACCCAAGACGCGCCGCCCTGGGTCTTTCATGCGATCAACGGCGGGCCCCCACCCCAACCCTCCCCCGCAGGCGGGGGAGGGAGCAACTGCAATGTGCCGCGGTTCTCTGGGGCGCATGCGATCTCTCAGTCTTGCCGCTGCCCACCGCCGCCTGCGCTCATCTCCCTCCCCCGCCTGCGGGGGAGGGCTGGGGAGGGGGCGAACGCGCGCGCTGACGCCTGCTCCTAAAAAGAAATACCCAGGACGCGACGCCCTGGGTATTTCATGCGATCAACAGCGGCCCCCACCCAACCCTCCCCCGTAAACGGGGGAGGGAGCAAAGAGCGGCGTTACCGCAGTCCAACCAACGTGCAGCTCAGCCCTGCAATGTCGCCAGCGCGTCGTTGAAGGTTGCGCTGGGGCGCATCGCCTGAGCGATCTTGGCCAGATCCGGGTGGTAGTAACCGCCGATCTCCACCGGCTTGCCCTGCGCGCCGTTGAGCTCGGCCACGATCGCCGCCTCGTTGTCCGACAGCGCCTTGGCCAGCGGCGCGAAGGTCGCCTTCAACTCGGCGTCGTCGTCCTGCGCGGCCAGGGCCTGGGCCCAGTACAGCGCCAGGTAGAAATGGCTGCCGCGGTTGTCGAGTTCGCCTACCTTGCGCGCCGGCGAGCGGTTCTCGTCGAGAATGCGGCCATTGGCCGTGTCCAGCGTTGCCGCCAGCACCTTGGCCTTGGCGTTGTCGCGCGTCTGGCCCAGGTGCTCGAGCGAGGCCGCCAGGGCGAGGAACTCACCGAGCGAATCCCAGCGCAGATAGTTCTCTTCGACGAACTGCTGCACGTGCTTGGGCGCCGAACCACCGGCCCCGGTCTCGAACAGCCCGCCGCCGGCCATCAGCGGCACGATGGACAGCATCTTCGCGCTCGTGCCCAGTTCCATGATCGGGAACAGGTCGGTCAGATAGTCGCGCAGCACGTTGCCGGTCACCGAGATGGTGTCCTCGCCCTTGCGGATGCGGGCCAGCGAGAACGCCGTCGCCTCGACCGGCGGCAGAATGCGGATGTCCAGACCGCTGGTGTCGTGATCCTTGAGATAGGTCTCGACCTTGGCGATCACCTGCGCATCGTGCGCACGCGCGCTGTCGAGCCAGAACACCGCCGGCGTCGCCGACAGGCGTGCACGGCTCACGGCCAGCTTCACCCAGTCCTGGATCGGCGCGTCCTTGGTCTGGCACATGCGCCAGATGTCGCCGCTCTCGACCGCGTGCTCGAACACCACGTTGCCGTCGGC
This genomic window contains:
- a CDS encoding alcohol dehydrogenase, with protein sequence MAERELGQSGLRISPLAFGGNVFGWSADEATSFALLDECVALGIDLIDTADVYSAWADGNTGGESETLIGKWLQRSGKRQAVTIATKVAKWAQRPGLSPANIQAACDDSLRRLGTDVIDLYQAHEDDPSVPLEDTLGAFSRLIEQGKVRAIGASNYTAPRLAEALAVSRRHGLPRYETLQPHYNLVDRAGYERELEPLVREHGLGVISYYALASGFLSGKYRSEADAAKSRARGAQVVKQYLNPRGKRILGALDDVACRHAATVAQVALAWLIARPGITAPIVSATSLAQLRELAAARTLLLSKADIAALDGASAG
- a CDS encoding pseudouridine synthase: MLIAFNKPFAVLCQFTDRSTPPRATLAGFGLPAGVYPAGRLDHDSEGLLLLTDDGPLAHRITDPRHKLPKTYQVQVEGTPTAAQLQALREGVTLKDGPTRPAQVALLDPPPTLWPRDPPVRFRKSVPDAWLELTIREGRNRQVRRMTAAVGLPTLRLVRVAIGPWRLGALPPGSWRAEAD
- a CDS encoding methyltransferase; its protein translation is MARLVARWRHLSTGVPSMQRSLSLCAAALLALTACSGPQTRADTSADLDAANVARLDAAIAGDWRTPENAARDGARHPRETLRFFGVRPGQTVIEITPGSGAWYSEILAPYLRGSGRYVAALVDPAAVPAGRGRDYQQAQHDGLQARFARDPAHFDQARIVTYDPAAPRLGPSGSADVVLTFRNVHNWRSSGQAEGMFKAFFDVLRSGGVLGVVEHRATGDVPADDRSGYVGQAQVIALAQAAGFRVDGSSEVNANPRDTRDHPNGVWTLPPTNRHEPGDAARYAAIGESDRMTLRFVKP